From Syngnathus typhle isolate RoL2023-S1 ecotype Sweden linkage group LG5, RoL_Styp_1.0, whole genome shotgun sequence:
cttataccccggtgcgcctaatagggcggaaaatacggtatatatccgcatatctgaactggtctcgcaaaggcaaaagcagaagtcacactgatttgctgctatgtcatttgttgtgaattcatgcattgtgttggttttattctttgaacaaggtgatgtttatgcacggctcattttgtgcaccagtaaaaaacatctctctcttgaaaaaaaataaaataaattcactaaagaggggtttggtgaatgcgcatatgaaactggtggggttcggtaccttcaacaaggttaagaaccactgtgcTAATGTCAGTAAGTGATTTCTGATTGGATTCATCATTTGGGGAAGTTTAGGCTGCGGTGTGTAGGCGAGAATGAACACAGTAATGTCACACAGGGATTTGCAAAGTTTAAAAAAGATGCCAAAAGACGACATGGAATTGTGAGTCAACTGTTTAGGGGTTTAATGGCAAGAGAGAAGAATTGGAAAGTCTGATGGTTTTATTGTGCATAGTTCAATAATGCCAACTTGTAGGGAGGAATTGGAAGAGGTGGTGACCAGGATGTGAAAGGTCTGAGGATTTTGCATGCGGGTGGGGTTATGATGATCTTTTCAGTAGTCCTAATTGTCCAATGCAGTCCAATGTATTCCTTTTGTGTGGCAGCACCAAACCAGACCGTGATATATGAACTAATGACTTATTCAATGTCTGCTGTGTAGAACAATACCCAACCCTAATTACAACCAACCATCCTGGACCGCTTGTCGTCATGAGGGACAATtcagctggagcctattccagctgactttgggcaataggcgggggacaccctaaactggttgccagtcaatcacagggcacacatagacggacaaccattcacactcacacctacggacaatttagagtgctcaatcagcctaccatgcatgttttatggaatacagtaatccctcgtttatcgcggataattggttccaaaaaccatccgcgataagtgaaatccgcggtgtggtcaccaacaagaagtactgggcaggctaacgagttagcggaaagatgctaattcacgaaaacggacttctaaaggaaggtaaacgaacatttggagcaatactacattgtcctaaaggttagacacatgtttcctcaatttaaattttttattttgacttttaaatgttttttgaatttggaaaagaaatctgcgatatagtgaagccgcgataaaagaaatgcaaagtagcgagggactgtatgggaggaaaccggagtgcctggaggagattcacgcaggcacagggagaacatgtaaactccacGCAAGAAAGCCGGAACCGCATCCTCTGCACTTTGAGGCGgctgtgctaaccagtgcgccactgtGCGGCCCAATTACAACTCATTTTACAAGATTTAATTTTAGACTAGCTCTAACTGTAAATCAACAGTCTgttatcatacatcaacaaaaGTGATCAAAATATGCTATAGGTTTTACGTGATTGTTTGTAATTACACTAGTGTACACATGGCTTTTGTGAAATGTGAGGCTACTTATTTAAAATTACTAACCTGGTAAGCCAAGCGAATATCAGACCAATTTACAGCATACTCTTGCTTCTCTGGCTTAACCACGTTTGGCTCTATGGTTAGTCCAGAGTGCAAAGTATTGTCTAATATTCtttcatttgaaataaaatgcattacatCTTAGATTTTTCTTAGTTACCGTAtttaccggactataaggcgcaccggactataaggcgcaccttcaatgaatggcccattttaaaactttggccttatataaggcgcacgggactataaggcgcaccattaatgcctcatgtcagattttaaatccaaatcaaatcattctccattttatctttttcatttcaacttcagacgtaacaaattactttataatcataaaataatgatccatagtctttttgattcatgattcatagtcttcagcgggccacttatgattgatttcctgacacaatgcttcgggccagtttcaatttaggaatttggtccatatataaggcgcaccggactataaggcgcactgtcggcttttttttagagaattttagatttttaggtgcgtcttatagtccggaaaatacggtacttttttttttttttttttttttttagctaaacAGTACTGTGCATAGACTATTCTAATAACTGTGATCATTTTGGtttaatttataataataatggatTCTGTTCACAGTGTGTGAAAAATACCTGTGTCAGTACCCAGGAGACACAGATCTACTTTGGGAGGTGGAGAGTATAGGTTGCCCAAACCAGAGGTTTAACATTGCCAAGAGGATTCAGAACATGGATTTGAAAGGTAAGAACTAACAGCATTGACAGGCCACATGTACGTACAATAGTAAAAATCCCAGTTTGGAGTGAATAACGTTTCATTGATAAATTATTAATAATTTATCTGCAATGATACCACTAACATCTTACCACCCAAATGCATAACAATTATTTAGAAATGATGGCACAATGAAAATTAGAATTACGTAGCTATTCTATTGAAAAGtactttttaattaaatatattaCCCAAGCGTTTTGACATTCTTGTCAGAACATATTGTTCTGCTGCCTGCCCTTTGTAACCTCGAAATGTAGAATGTTTTGAATGTTTATACTATGCCAACCACATCAGGAAACACCTAAACACTGGTTTCCCCTGTGAGTGAGTAGAGGGATTTCTACCAGAATACACAGCGCCTGTATTTCAAGTCTGCGCTTCAAAGTTAACAGAAACAAATTAGTCGAGCGATGGATCGTATCTGGAAGACAATTGCTTGAGATCCCAAATTACCAATTAATGCTCGACGCACTTCTTCCTCCATTCTCCTCACTTCAAACTTATTTATCCTTCTTTGTGAGTTGCACAGCTCATCTCTGAAACTCTTTTTCACAATCCCTCTGTGACATTGACTATTTTCTCGACACGATTTTACTCTTTTTTAACTTGCATACGCCATCCAATACCAATacttcattgctgcactttatatttatcttatttatcttatcttatttcatatttatatagaaatgtctctttttatccagccgaaatgtcattcctttgttgagagccgtatgcaacgtaatttcgttttgtgtacactgagtgtttacaaaatgacaataaagtctctcTAAGTCTACTTATTTTGCATTTCGAAATGGTCTTGTATTCATGAGTATGTCTGTAAGGTGACCTTGATTACCCTGAATGACATAGTGTATTAATATTGTTTattgatcatttatttatttaaaagtctttttttaCTATTATTGTCGAAATTGTATTTCTATGTTGTCTGTTTCTCAGCAGTATCAAGTTTATTATTTGACAATACACCACATGAGGTCACTAGAGAGAGACAAAAAGAAGTAGCCAAGGAGCCAATTGCCACACAGACAAAAGAAGCTGAATCGATGGCACATAGAGTTGAAATTGAGGTACGTTTCAGTTTGTTCAGTAAAATACaacaatgtattttatttcagtttGGTCCAGTAAGAATGAGAGCAATTATTCATACCAGATCAAATATTTCTAATTTTCAGGAAGAAGTGTTGGTGTGTACCGCTACCAGAGGTAAGCATTTAATTATTTTCTACAGTTAAAATGCTTTCACATATTGCGCATTATATTGAACTACTGTTTGTTTAACAAATGTAATGATCTAAACAGACACTGGTGACAAGCCTGTTCCAACTTGGAGTAGAAGCAGTGAGCAAAAGCAAGAAAAGAAAGTTGATAAGATTGCAGAAAGACAAACTAACAAAGTTATCAGGTAAACACACACTGCTATACTTAGTCTGCTTATGACCCAACAAGCACACAGCTCCAAGTGATAACATCGCAAGTCTAAATGTATTTTGTCTTCGTCCCTCCAAATACAAATTAGGGGAAGGAGTGAGACAACAGTTTAGGGTTAAGCAAAATGAATGGGATTGGGCCAGGTTTTTATGTGGAGATGGCTTGACTAGATTTTGGTATTTTGGCAGACGCACAGAGGTTGGCACAGTTGAAAGTGGATGTTTTGCAccattgtgggtgtgaacataaCCGCGTAGATTTGCAGCCAATCCACGTGGCTTCTCATTACCTTTAAATTGGTAAAAAATAGCACTGATGACACATGAAGAAGGACAAGTGACTTGAAATGAGGACAATCGTGATTTCAAAATAGAACAGGAACAAGGAAAACAAGGCAAAGTCCAAATCAAGACTagtgtaaagtaaaaaaaaaaaaaaaaaaaaaggacatgacAAGTCCATGCAGGACATTGACACACGCAAACTACAGTGTTTTTAGAAGGAACTTCACAGACATAAATATGAGGATGATGTAGCTCAGTTATTCCTGTCTGTGTGTGACCACCCCCCAGATTTCCCCCATTGCTGTGCTGCAGTCAGGGTCTGATCATGAAATTATAACTAAGATGATGACAGTTACATTAGATAGTAGTAATAATatgttattttatatatataatattatatatatatatttatatacagggCCCgccaaaatgatctgacacatttataactttaataaaatgcaaataaattaaagaaacaaaaaagttttttatttttgaaaagtactttaaaaatgccattttgttttgtttcgtttcatttCCGTTTCGTtttcgaataatgttattttgttttgtttcagttaCTAACATGAATTGGACCGGTGAGCATCGTGCTTTCATTGTGGAAACGTTTCTCAAGAAAGAATCCGTAACTGCAACACGAGCGTGCCAACGTTTGCGCTTCAGACTTCGTAGATGTGATCCCGTACCTGCTCTAAACATAATTTTGTTATGGGTTACTAACTTCAGAGCCAGCGCATCAGCATTCAaacgaaaaagaaagaaattgctGCCATTCCCCATGAAATGATCCGCCGAGTTATGGGCAACTTTCGTGAACGCCTTCGACAGTGTGTGGACAATAACGGCTCCCATTtgacatatttaatttttaaaaccaaatgaaacaaaatggcaATATATGAGCTTTTCAAaaaatctatatatttttttgttagtttactttatttgtggggtttttttaaCCCCAAAAATGTGTCAGGTCATTTTGCCGTACCCTGTACATACGTACTTATACATTATATGATTTCTTATTTAGAGGGTTCAAACCACATTATTGTCTTATGAATGAaatagattaccgtttttttccgtgtatagtgcgcaaaatttaactgatttattgtcctaaaatctggggtgcgtattatacatgggtacaaaaaaaaaatgttaattttttttttttttaattttttttttttttttttaaagtcatggtacaacaaaaccaacaacagaactgaccgacaaagtcgtggaacaaaaagacagggtgacattaccaaagacaggaacagaatgacagtaacacatgcaatgatccaacggtgagcgaggggcagacaggacttaaatacaaaacacgttacatcgattgaggtgacacaggaagagaggggcgacgcgaacagaaactatggcaacctagacacatagcaaaactggggacgagacatgacaaatctcccccgaaataaaactcacctttcttcttgtttgttgtcaatcgcgcatcgcattcagccatcctgcccaacacacttagtcaaaaaaatccataattgacgacacatcgtttgatgcgatggtgcaatccttgatggtgtgttattgtcaaatattgtttgtttttaatctccatcgcggaccggacgtcatacggaggccgccattacagatgcgcagaacgtatgcgcaagacacgtcagttatattaagagcaagatatgttttcttcctattagtttcaattcacagtttaattagcagtttcaatcagcaaataacaaaatgcgtattacaggtaatattttatttcacaacactttgccttgttcctttcgtctctgctgttcacttcaaacacgctccatacgaccgcaatgctcttgtatcagacgctcgctcgatcacctgctagtttgctgtctgtcacaatgtaccctacacaaatccgaaacatttgttgcggctccgagtcacgacgaggggcaagttttggtttccaagggtgtttttattcctcttcaacgtctctcccatacagagccgcctttttcacgtgcgcagcccatgcgcgcacggagcgcggtggtgcgtttaggggcagtcggagaaatcaacgccaacaaaaaaaaaattacatccagcctagttaagaccataccaaagactataaaatgggacccattgcctccctgcgtgtgtggcgatcattgggacttaaaaaaaataaataaattaaaaaaaatttttttaaaaattcataaaaatgggtgcgtattatacatgggtacaagtttttttccagcatcagcatgccattcttagggtgcgtactatacatgggggcgcactatacacggaaaaaaacggtacatcctTCTCATATGTCCACAAAGTGCAGCATCCTTCTGCCTGTGCCTTGATCAAATTACCGTAATATTTGGCCTATAAGCCGCACCTCAATATAAactgcaccagctaaaattcgggAAGAATCCttctttgttcatatataaaccACACTGAACTATAAGtcgagaatatgcacaaattatacaatatcataaaaatcatgaaaaatccatagatgcGTGGTTCAAAACTTGTGCAAAAattagcggcttatagtccgaaaaatacggtacccaAAATCTTGTTAGACTATATGCACCCATAATTAAGCAAAAGTTCCAGCAGGCATAATGTTTGGGGCCACCAAACTGTCAGATCAAAGAAAATGCCCACTGTGGTATCGAGTGGTCTGTCGAATTTTAAAACAGGCGAAATGAGGCACTGGCATGTTAGCGAGATTTGTCAATTTTTACGCTCGAGCACTGCTGCACCAAATGTGGAGAAACGTGATTAACTGCTGATCATAAAGAAATGCACGATATTATAATGTTTTGATATAAGATGTAATGCTTTTCTGTGTGTTAGAGTTGAGGATATCGAAGCAGAGACCCCCAAGGAACATCTTTCAAGTAAAGAGAggactgcttttttttctgatttggtGGTGATTGAGGTGTGTATCTATAGTCTTAATTTTTCAAAATGATGTATTATTAAAACATACCTAACAATGAGTCTATATGTTTCAGAACATATTTTGTACCCATTCTAAAGAAACTAGAAAAGATGATGTTGGCATTGCAGTTGAAGAATCAGTGGCGGTAAACACTACTGTAACCACACAACAACTTGAGGATGCACCAGCACTTGCTGATAATGGGAGCACCTCGAATGATCCTGCACAGGAATCCATGAAAACACAAGGGTCAGTCGAAGAGCATGAACAGACCCAATCTAAATTTGCCATTATTGAAGCAGAGGACAATGAGCAAGAAAAACAAGTGGATGAGTTTCCAACTATGGTTGATCAGAGCTCCATGGAACAGAGGGCAGATCTTGATAAACCAGAATTTGAAAGTGTTCAGAGTCGAGGAAGGACCTCTGTATTTGCTACCACTCAATGTAAGTCCAAAAAAACCTGCAGTTGGCATCAGTccgaaggagaggaagaagGAACTGCTGCACATGAGAAATTGCAAGTTGAGCAAACAGGACAGACACTAAGAGAAGTCAAGGACAAAGGTGTAAGGGAAGGGATAAGGGGTAAGGATGTGACTCAGAGCGAAGAATACACTGAGACAAAAGTTGAGATGGAAAAAGACAACTCCATGACATATCCTGAAATACAAGAAAAGGGACATATCGCTATTTCTGAGATAGATAAAACTGATAAAAATATAACAGTTTCAGATGAGAAAAAGATTGCTGATTCTGCAATAGAAACAAGAGTcctaagaaaaagaagaaagtctGCTCCCAACTCGACTCGATCCAAAAGAGCCCGGATAAACCCTCAGATAAAGAAATGAAAGATTTGAAAGATAGAAGCATATCAAGGGCCAAACAGGGTTGTGAGAAAAGAGGGAATCATAATGAAGAGGCGGTACCACAAGTCTCAGAAATGGAACATAGTGTCATTAATGAACAGTCACTTCTCAGAGATGACGCTGTGTTGGCACAGCAGGAAACTCCATAAAACTGTTTccagttttattttaaatcagtGTGACTGAAAGATTGCTACATTAAAGTTCTTAAGTGTGGTGCAACAGTGTGCAGGATTTTTCCATGTTTGATAGTTTTACTATTCCCTGGTGCATGACTACAGGTGTGCAGAGCTCTTTCTTTATGAACAGTTTTGCTTTATGAAATATACGCCATACAAAGCGCATTCTAGTTGGATTGTAGGTGCCTTGGCAAATGTATTGAGTGTAACTGTTTTCTGAGTTTTCCGGAAAGCTGAAGAGCAACGCCACAACGAGACTGACTCTGATGATGACAAGCGGGAACTTGGCGTGTTTAATGGCAAACTTgctgtttaatttggatacagatGAGGACTTTGATGGATTTGTAGATGAAGATTGATTAACGATAATGTGAGCACAGTATTTGAGGAGAGTAGATAATGGTAGAATAAAGCACAACCAAACTCACTGTCTTGCAAccatttttacctttttttgtATACTTTGTTTTAGCATGCATGTATCATATATGATACAATATGTACTGTTAAGTTTTTTTCCACCACGCAGACAGCGGAAAACTCACCgctgcacaccatttatttggtTAAGAaaaaggaccccccccccctttttcactttacatgtaccgtttttttccgtgtatagtgcgcaaaatttaactaatttattgtcctaaaatctggggtgcgtattatacatgggtacaaaaaaatatatatatattttttatttttttatttttttatttattttttttttttttaaagaaagtcatggtacaacaaaaccaacaacagaactgaccgacaaagtcgtggaacaaaaagacagggtgacattaccaaagacaggaacagaatgacagtaacacatgcaatgatccaacggtgagcgaggggcagacaggacttaaatacaaaacacgttacatcgattgaggtgacacaggaagagaggggcgacgcgaagagaaactatggcaacctagacacatagcaaaactggggacgagacatgacaaatctcccccgaaataaaactcacctttcttcttgtttgttgtcaatcgcgcatcgcattcagccatcctgcccaacacacttagtcaaaagaatccataattgacgacacatcgtttgatgcgatgctgcaatccttgatggtgtgttattgtcaaatattgtttgtttttaatctccatcgcggaccggacgtcatacggaggccgccattacagatgcgcagaacgtatgcgcaagacacgtcagctatattaagagcaagatatgttttcttcctattagtttcaatt
This genomic window contains:
- the LOC133154015 gene encoding soluble lamin-associated protein of 75 kDa-like isoform X1; this translates as MLEYCLRMKFPVDFLAKFSQADLEVSARNYMNSLLYSNRDSGEQLILSDSTKVSLELSRVGFIPLYGSSDKTRILALFSPTDPLTAVALYLLDQWWTVDDILKTSDHARDGAVEVQTIGERLVLYVLNRVIYRVREMNPEELPFLCHGEKDFAKIYWSNGEAVGFYSVKLSGSLYHSFSTRRYQLPVMDSIFVTKYHRGNGFGLNMLEDFVMSFHDDCVGLRYPLTKAIYKMCEKYLCQYPGDTDLLWEVESIGCPNQRFNIAKRIQNMDLKAVSSLLFDNTPHEVTRERQKEVAKEPIATQTKEAESMAHRVEIEEEVLVCTATRDTGDKPVPTWSRSSEQKQEKKVDKIAERQTNKVIRVEDIEAETPKEHLSSKERTAFFSDLVVIENIFCTHSKETRKDDVGIAVEESVAVNTTVTTQQLEDAPALADNGSTSNDPAQESMKTQGSVEEHEQTQSKFAIIEAEDNEQEKQVDEFPTMVDQSSMEQRADLDKPEFESVQSRGRTSVFATTQCKSKKTCSWHQSEGEEEGTAAHEKLQVEQTGQTLREVKDKGVREGIRGKDVTQSEEYTETKVEMEKDNSMTYPEIQEKGHIAISEIDKTDKNITVSDEKKIADSAIETRVLRKRRKSAPNSTRSKRARINPQIKK
- the LOC133154015 gene encoding soluble lamin-associated protein of 75 kDa-like isoform X2, encoding MLEYCLRMKFPVDFLAKFSQADLEVSARNYMNSLLYSNRDSGEQLILSDSTKVSLELSRVGFIPLYGSSDKTRILALFSPTDPLTAVALYLLDQWWTVDDILKTSDHARDGAVEVQTIGERLVLYVLNRVIYRVREMNPEELPFLCHGEKDFAKIYWSNGEAVGFYSVKLSGSLYHSFSTRRYQLPVMDSIFVTKYHRGNGFGLNMLEDFVMSFHDDCVGLRYPLTKAIYKMCEKYLCQYPGDTDLLWEVESIGCPNQRFNIAKRIQNMDLKVSSLLFDNTPHEVTRERQKEVAKEPIATQTKEAESMAHRVEIEEEVLVCTATRDTGDKPVPTWSRSSEQKQEKKVDKIAERQTNKVIRVEDIEAETPKEHLSSKERTAFFSDLVVIENIFCTHSKETRKDDVGIAVEESVAVNTTVTTQQLEDAPALADNGSTSNDPAQESMKTQGSVEEHEQTQSKFAIIEAEDNEQEKQVDEFPTMVDQSSMEQRADLDKPEFESVQSRGRTSVFATTQCKSKKTCSWHQSEGEEEGTAAHEKLQVEQTGQTLREVKDKGVREGIRGKDVTQSEEYTETKVEMEKDNSMTYPEIQEKGHIAISEIDKTDKNITVSDEKKIADSAIETRVLRKRRKSAPNSTRSKRARINPQIKK
- the LOC133154015 gene encoding soluble lamin-associated protein of 75 kDa-like isoform X3, which codes for MKFPVDFLAKFSQADLEVSARNYMNSLLYSNRDSGEQLILSDSTKVSLELSRVGFIPLYGSSDKTRILALFSPTDPLTAVALYLLDQWWTVDDILKTSDHARDGAVEVQTIGERLVLYVLNRVIYRVREMNPEELPFLCHGEKDFAKIYWSNGEAVGFYSVKLSGSLYHSFSTRRYQLPVMDSIFVTKYHRGNGFGLNMLEDFVMSFHDDCVGLRYPLTKAIYKMCEKYLCQYPGDTDLLWEVESIGCPNQRFNIAKRIQNMDLKAVSSLLFDNTPHEVTRERQKEVAKEPIATQTKEAESMAHRVEIEEEVLVCTATRDTGDKPVPTWSRSSEQKQEKKVDKIAERQTNKVIRVEDIEAETPKEHLSSKERTAFFSDLVVIENIFCTHSKETRKDDVGIAVEESVAVNTTVTTQQLEDAPALADNGSTSNDPAQESMKTQGSVEEHEQTQSKFAIIEAEDNEQEKQVDEFPTMVDQSSMEQRADLDKPEFESVQSRGRTSVFATTQCKSKKTCSWHQSEGEEEGTAAHEKLQVEQTGQTLREVKDKGVREGIRGKDVTQSEEYTETKVEMEKDNSMTYPEIQEKGHIAISEIDKTDKNITVSDEKKIADSAIETRVLRKRRKSAPNSTRSKRARINPQIKK
- the LOC133154015 gene encoding soluble lamin-associated protein of 75 kDa-like isoform X4, encoding MLEYCLRMKFPVDFLAKFSQADLEVSARNYMNSLLYSNRDSGEQLILSDSTKVQTIGERLVLYVLNRVIYRVREMNPEELPFLCHGEKDFAKIYWSNGEAVGFYSVKLSGSLYHSFSTRRYQLPVMDSIFVTKYHRGNGFGLNMLEDFVMSFHDDCVGLRYPLTKAIYKMCEKYLCQYPGDTDLLWEVESIGCPNQRFNIAKRIQNMDLKAVSSLLFDNTPHEVTRERQKEVAKEPIATQTKEAESMAHRVEIEEEVLVCTATRDTGDKPVPTWSRSSEQKQEKKVDKIAERQTNKVIRVEDIEAETPKEHLSSKERTAFFSDLVVIENIFCTHSKETRKDDVGIAVEESVAVNTTVTTQQLEDAPALADNGSTSNDPAQESMKTQGSVEEHEQTQSKFAIIEAEDNEQEKQVDEFPTMVDQSSMEQRADLDKPEFESVQSRGRTSVFATTQCKSKKTCSWHQSEGEEEGTAAHEKLQVEQTGQTLREVKDKGVREGIRGKDVTQSEEYTETKVEMEKDNSMTYPEIQEKGHIAISEIDKTDKNITVSDEKKIADSAIETRVLRKRRKSAPNSTRSKRARINPQIKK